One window of Methylococcus sp. EFPC2 genomic DNA carries:
- a CDS encoding 2,3-oxidosqualene cyclase, which produces MKPQENIAYGGNRNPAPADRDAQTSSERALLHLIGLQRAGGDWEGEMVWCTMILAQAVIARTVVGRPYGEAEKAGILKHFRYYQRPDGSWGMHPESPGYVFFTTLAYVALRLLGTPSDEPMLARTRDWLHSQPGGVKGIPSWGKFWLAMLGLYEYEGLNGIPPEIFLLPEWLPFHPRRYYCHTRQIYLGLAFLYGKRFKATLPDGLRDSLRGELYPEAYVAIDFPALRNFIAPGDVYVPVSVWLRLAYRLLSAYEKVHSTALREKALGVCLERIVYEQRISRYQGVSPVSGLLNCLALYAHDPHHPDLGPSLDGVEAWRWEDEEEGIRYVGARSNTWDTAFAIQALVESPAPVAGSELALEKAQAFLKSAQMTEELPGGRAAWRDIALGGWCFSDGQHRWPVSDCAAEALSALLAIADHPGYAAAVAPERLSLAVDFILSRQNRDGGFGTYERRRGGKLLEFINPSEMFGQCMTELSYIECTGSALGALAHYRKHHPDRSDGSIDSAIERAVAFLRGGQLDDGSFPGFWGINYTYAIFHVAKGLRMAGIPAADSALQSAARWLIAKQRGDGGWGEHYTGCLEARYVEHGESQVVMTSWALLALLDILPPDLDEIRRGIRWLMSRQQADGGWPRQAVNGVFFGAAMLDYRLYHTYFPAWAMARYARLVGASQDGRE; this is translated from the coding sequence TTGAAACCCCAAGAAAATATTGCTTACGGCGGAAACCGCAATCCAGCGCCCGCCGATCGGGACGCGCAGACATCCAGCGAACGGGCTTTGCTCCACCTTATCGGTCTGCAGCGTGCCGGCGGTGATTGGGAAGGGGAAATGGTGTGGTGCACCATGATCCTGGCCCAGGCGGTCATCGCCCGCACGGTGGTTGGCCGGCCCTATGGCGAAGCCGAGAAAGCGGGCATCCTCAAGCATTTCCGGTACTACCAAAGGCCGGATGGTTCTTGGGGCATGCACCCCGAATCGCCCGGCTATGTCTTTTTCACCACCCTGGCCTATGTGGCGCTGCGGCTGCTGGGTACGCCGTCCGATGAGCCGATGCTGGCCCGGACCCGGGATTGGCTGCATTCCCAACCCGGCGGAGTGAAAGGCATCCCCAGTTGGGGCAAGTTCTGGCTGGCCATGCTGGGACTTTATGAATACGAGGGACTCAACGGCATCCCTCCAGAGATATTCCTGTTGCCCGAGTGGCTGCCTTTCCATCCCCGCCGCTATTACTGCCACACCCGTCAGATCTACTTGGGCCTTGCCTTCCTTTACGGCAAGCGTTTTAAAGCGACCTTGCCAGATGGTTTGCGCGATTCCCTACGCGGGGAACTCTACCCGGAAGCTTATGTAGCTATCGATTTCCCGGCGCTGCGCAACTTCATCGCGCCGGGGGATGTGTATGTCCCCGTCAGTGTCTGGCTGCGCCTGGCCTACCGCTTGCTGTCGGCCTACGAGAAAGTCCATAGTACCGCATTGCGCGAGAAAGCCCTCGGCGTCTGCCTGGAGCGCATCGTCTACGAACAGCGGATCAGCCGTTATCAGGGCGTCTCGCCGGTCAGCGGACTGCTCAACTGCCTCGCCCTGTACGCCCACGACCCCCACCACCCGGATTTGGGACCCAGCCTGGACGGCGTCGAAGCCTGGCGCTGGGAGGACGAGGAAGAAGGAATCCGCTATGTCGGTGCCCGTTCCAACACCTGGGATACCGCGTTCGCCATTCAGGCCCTCGTTGAATCGCCGGCGCCCGTCGCAGGCTCGGAACTCGCGCTGGAAAAGGCCCAGGCATTTCTCAAGTCTGCGCAAATGACGGAGGAACTGCCCGGTGGCCGCGCGGCTTGGCGCGATATCGCCCTCGGCGGCTGGTGTTTTTCCGACGGGCAACATCGATGGCCCGTGAGCGACTGTGCGGCCGAGGCGCTGAGTGCACTGCTCGCGATCGCGGATCATCCGGGCTACGCCGCCGCGGTGGCACCCGAACGCTTGAGTCTGGCCGTGGATTTCATCCTGTCGCGGCAAAACCGCGACGGCGGCTTCGGCACCTACGAGCGCCGGCGCGGCGGCAAACTACTGGAGTTCATCAATCCGTCGGAGATGTTCGGCCAGTGCATGACCGAACTTTCCTACATCGAATGTACCGGTTCGGCACTCGGGGCGCTGGCCCATTACCGCAAACACCATCCGGACCGGTCAGACGGAAGCATCGATAGCGCGATAGAGCGGGCCGTCGCTTTTCTGCGTGGCGGCCAGTTGGACGATGGATCCTTTCCGGGCTTCTGGGGCATCAATTACACCTATGCCATCTTCCACGTCGCCAAAGGATTACGCATGGCCGGCATTCCGGCGGCGGACTCGGCCCTGCAAAGCGCCGCCCGCTGGCTTATAGCCAAGCAGCGCGGCGACGGCGGCTGGGGCGAGCATTACACCGGTTGTCTCGAAGCTCGCTATGTGGAACACGGCGAGAGCCAGGTCGTCATGACCAGTTGGGCACTGCTGGCCCTGTTGGACATCCTGCCGCCCGACCTGGACGAAATTCGACGCGGCATTCGGTGGTTGATGAGCCGCCAGCAGGCGGATGGCGGTTGGCCCCGGCAGGCGGTCAACGGCGTCTTTTTCGGCGCTGCCATGCTGGATTACCGCCTCTATCACACTTATTTTCCGGCATGGGCGATGGCTCGCTATGCCCGACTGGTCGGTGCGTCTCAGGACGGCCGTGAATGA
- a CDS encoding EAL domain-containing protein, with the protein MSLRYGIPLLIISFTAALAAYTVHRDRASAEAVVRGEAVSYMINRMGELQKRVSDAWAQGNRGRIMDDIALIAGEGEAQQALLAGDDSQVLAATSREWVGQPLYSLSATQLAVFRNEPVGILLDRVRAQAGGEVHVIAEGRYVVGAYPVVLGPDRVGVLVVQKDLARDLARARGAIAQHTAEMVAMLASLALTLGVLVHFFVSRRLGLLVKATTRFAAGDLNARANLRGKDEVAHLGRAFDQMATEVAGTQRHLERSVASRTAELARMVAKLQTEIGKRRRTQRALFHEKERIQVTLASIGDAVITTDVSGRIEYLNRSAEMLAGRPKERVIGSTLAETFAFIDENTGLPAQDPVAQCIRDRTVIEVANCALAIGGNGPERSIDLSAAPISDRAARVRGAVLVCRDVTDIRQATKRLSYQASHDPLTGLVNRQEFERRLERVLSTATAEESHALLYLDLDQFKIVNDTCGHAAGDELLRQISLVLGPEVQKRDTLARLGGDEFGVLLEHCVPDQSLVIADKLRTAMHNFRFVWENRSFSVGVSIGVVPIRPGNDNLASVLRAADSACYAAKEQGRNRVHVFQTGDQELAQRHGQMQWVPRIQEALAENRFMLFFQPIVPLNRADQMHCEVLLRLVNREGSLAPPSVFIPAAERYNQMQAIDRWVVRNVFAALCDPGIVPHSVCLAINLSGQSLGDPQFLQYVSDEVENHAVPLDRICFEITETAAISNLSHARRFFAALKPGGCRFALDDFGSGLSSFRYLKDLPVDFLKIDGCFVKDMVRDPINHAMVEAIHSVGHVMGIKTIAEFVESQSIISMLKEIGVDYAQGYALGEPRPFGMMRDLPSSVGDEAVGSGVVTRLKTPGHS; encoded by the coding sequence GTGTCCCTACGCTATGGAATCCCGCTTCTGATTATTTCTTTTACGGCGGCTCTCGCGGCCTACACGGTGCACCGCGACCGGGCCTCCGCAGAAGCGGTGGTACGCGGCGAAGCGGTAAGCTACATGATCAATCGCATGGGGGAACTGCAGAAGCGGGTCAGCGACGCGTGGGCCCAGGGGAACCGAGGCCGTATCATGGACGATATCGCCTTGATCGCGGGCGAGGGCGAAGCCCAGCAAGCGCTGCTGGCCGGAGACGACTCGCAAGTGCTGGCGGCCACCAGTCGGGAATGGGTCGGCCAACCCTTGTATAGCTTGAGTGCAACGCAGTTGGCCGTTTTTCGCAACGAACCCGTGGGGATTCTACTGGACCGCGTGCGAGCGCAGGCGGGGGGAGAGGTCCATGTTATCGCCGAGGGGCGTTATGTGGTGGGGGCCTATCCAGTGGTACTGGGGCCCGACCGGGTGGGCGTACTGGTGGTGCAAAAGGATCTTGCCAGGGATCTCGCGCGCGCGCGGGGAGCCATCGCGCAGCACACGGCCGAAATGGTGGCAATGTTGGCGAGCTTGGCGCTGACGCTGGGTGTTCTGGTTCATTTTTTCGTCAGTCGCCGCCTCGGTCTCCTGGTCAAGGCGACGACCCGATTTGCCGCGGGTGATCTCAACGCGCGCGCCAACTTGCGTGGCAAAGACGAAGTGGCGCATCTGGGACGGGCTTTCGATCAAATGGCGACGGAGGTTGCCGGAACGCAGCGTCACCTGGAGCGCAGCGTCGCGTCGCGAACGGCTGAACTGGCACGCATGGTCGCAAAACTGCAAACCGAGATCGGCAAGCGACGGCGGACGCAACGGGCCCTGTTTCACGAAAAGGAACGCATCCAGGTCACATTGGCGTCTATCGGCGATGCGGTGATCACGACCGACGTTAGCGGACGCATCGAATATCTCAACCGGAGCGCCGAAATGCTCGCCGGACGGCCCAAGGAACGGGTGATCGGCTCTACTCTGGCGGAAACTTTCGCTTTTATCGATGAGAACACGGGCCTCCCGGCACAAGATCCGGTGGCCCAGTGCATCAGGGATCGCACGGTCATCGAAGTCGCCAATTGCGCCTTGGCGATCGGCGGTAACGGGCCGGAACGCTCCATAGATCTTTCCGCCGCCCCGATATCCGATCGCGCCGCGAGGGTGCGAGGGGCCGTATTGGTTTGCCGCGATGTCACCGACATCCGGCAGGCCACCAAACGCTTGAGCTATCAGGCGTCTCACGACCCGCTGACCGGTTTGGTCAACCGCCAGGAGTTTGAGCGGCGTCTCGAGCGCGTGCTGAGTACAGCAACGGCGGAAGAGTCGCACGCGCTGCTTTACCTGGATCTGGATCAATTTAAGATCGTCAACGATACCTGCGGGCATGCCGCTGGCGACGAGTTGCTGCGGCAAATTAGTCTGGTGCTCGGGCCAGAGGTGCAAAAACGGGACACGCTGGCGCGTTTGGGCGGCGACGAGTTTGGCGTCTTGCTGGAGCATTGTGTCCCGGATCAGTCACTGGTGATTGCCGATAAATTGCGCACGGCGATGCATAATTTCCGCTTCGTCTGGGAAAACAGGAGCTTTTCCGTCGGCGTAAGCATAGGCGTGGTGCCGATCCGGCCCGGCAACGACAATCTGGCTTCCGTGTTGCGGGCCGCCGATAGTGCGTGCTACGCGGCCAAGGAGCAGGGCCGCAACCGGGTCCATGTTTTCCAGACCGGTGACCAGGAGCTCGCCCAACGGCATGGCCAGATGCAATGGGTGCCGAGGATACAGGAAGCCTTGGCCGAGAATCGGTTCATGCTGTTTTTTCAGCCCATAGTCCCCCTTAACCGGGCGGACCAGATGCATTGCGAGGTACTCTTGCGGCTGGTCAACCGAGAAGGCAGTCTGGCGCCGCCGTCTGTATTCATTCCCGCGGCCGAGCGTTATAACCAGATGCAGGCGATCGATCGCTGGGTCGTGAGAAATGTGTTCGCGGCGCTCTGCGATCCGGGTATCGTTCCGCACTCGGTTTGCTTGGCGATCAATCTGTCCGGCCAGTCGCTGGGGGATCCGCAATTTCTTCAGTACGTTTCCGACGAAGTCGAAAATCACGCAGTTCCGCTCGATCGGATATGCTTCGAGATCACGGAAACCGCGGCGATCAGCAATTTGAGCCACGCCAGGCGCTTTTTCGCGGCGCTTAAACCCGGCGGTTGCCGTTTTGCCTTGGACGATTTCGGCAGCGGCCTCAGTTCCTTTCGCTATCTGAAAGATTTACCCGTCGATTTCTTGAAGATCGATGGGTGTTTCGTAAAAGATATGGTTCGCGACCCCATCAACCATGCCATGGTCGAAGCCATCCATAGCGTCGGCCATGTCATGGGCATCAAAACGATAGCGGAATTTGTAGAGTCCCAAAGCATAATCAGCATGCTGAAGGAAATTGGCGTCGACTACGCTCAGGGCTATGCCTTGGGCGAGCCCAGGCCATTTGGCATGATGCGGGATTTGCCGTCTTCAGTGGGCGATGAGGCGGTCGGGTCCGGTGTGGTCACAAGGCTGAAGACCCCCGGGCATAGCTAG
- a CDS encoding FecR domain-containing protein: protein MRFFRCGPLFLLASVLIAWAPDGSALEQCEETAGRFASIEGEVEVLREAGGSWHPGDPDAPLCEGDTIQVGLNGRVAVLLVNNTVLRIDQDTQVRLVNIATNSEEISWVDLSKGAIYTFSRQPQRLKVITRSLMALIKGTEFYVRAEDERSYLSVLEGSVQVSNEQGAVMAMPGSEVVAENGAKPRLRTVVHPRDAVQWALYYPPLFAVLDGHGGHLPKDLPAFLAKAVEQAGVGDTASAFKTLAQLPLSERDGRFFLYRAALQLSVGRAAESAADIREALRRDGDSALAYALRALIAVVQNRKKQALEDARRADGLASSVATKIALSYALQADFQLEAARDELSAAVRTYPDASLAWARLGELDLMLGNRRSSLEAVHKAVALSPNSARAHLVLGFSALAEFRRSEAKASFARAIALDSAEPLAHLGLGLAKISDGELVEGRREIEIAVALDSNSALLRAYLGKAYFTEKRAPLDATQLQLAKSLDELDPTAYLYDGIRKQTENRPVEALRDLQASIDRNDYRAVYRGRLLLDKDRAARGASLARAYRDLGFTELGLREAGRSLDLEPDSAAAHRFLSDSYQGVRRREISRVSELLQAQLMQDVNLNPIQPSLAETNLNIISFGGPAAVGFNEFTPLFERNSVKLDTSGFGGSNGTYGGEGSVTALYDRFSFGAGAFHYQSDGWRPNNGLNQQVYDIFAQTALSPEFNVQVEFRRRVSKEGDLAFNFDPAEFLRDKTNHREQDTTRLGLRYTPEKNSNFLFSYIHSDRTQREQVDAVPIDPTTTLSSNQRGNDVGDQYEGQYLYQRERLNVVAGFAHSLVAQRADGAVTFFDTTFPEPIVNSFDSVGEIRYTSGYLYGHFRFPSPITWTLGFNYADYQEGLVSVSNFNPKFGVRWDLSEDFRLRAATFTTVKPALVNNRTIEPTQVAGFNQFIDDINGTKSTSYAGGFDWRLTRGLFLGGEISWRHLDDPVLKFTPDGGQAADLEDRREEVHSLYLFWTPEERWAVKAQFVYDRYRSEPGVVTDSGQIPQLSETLSAPVTLSYFHPTGFFGRLGGSFVHQRVLRAATAPQISGNDSFFLMDADLGYRLPRRLGAVSVGVKNLLDSRFRYQDDSYREFRDEPATGPYFPDRIVMGRIVLNF from the coding sequence ATGAGATTTTTTCGTTGCGGGCCCCTATTCCTCCTGGCCTCGGTGCTTATTGCCTGGGCTCCTGACGGCAGCGCGCTCGAACAGTGCGAAGAGACGGCGGGAAGATTTGCCAGCATAGAGGGAGAAGTCGAGGTTTTGCGTGAGGCGGGCGGCAGTTGGCATCCAGGGGATCCGGACGCGCCGCTCTGTGAAGGAGACACCATACAAGTGGGCTTGAATGGCCGCGTGGCGGTGTTGCTGGTCAATAACACGGTGTTGCGCATAGACCAAGACACTCAGGTTCGTTTGGTCAATATCGCCACCAATAGTGAGGAAATTTCCTGGGTAGATCTGAGCAAAGGCGCCATTTACACTTTCAGCCGCCAGCCCCAGCGGCTGAAGGTGATCACGCGCAGTCTGATGGCGCTTATCAAGGGGACCGAATTCTATGTGCGCGCGGAAGACGAGCGCTCGTACCTGTCGGTATTGGAAGGGAGCGTGCAGGTCTCCAATGAGCAGGGCGCAGTGATGGCCATGCCGGGAAGCGAGGTCGTCGCGGAAAACGGTGCCAAGCCCCGGTTGCGCACGGTGGTTCATCCACGCGACGCCGTGCAGTGGGCGCTCTACTATCCCCCCTTGTTCGCAGTTCTCGATGGCCACGGCGGACATTTACCAAAAGATTTGCCGGCTTTCTTAGCTAAGGCTGTCGAGCAAGCCGGCGTGGGCGACACCGCATCGGCGTTCAAGACACTGGCGCAACTCCCGCTCAGCGAGCGCGATGGCCGTTTCTTCCTCTATAGGGCGGCGTTGCAACTCTCGGTAGGGCGTGCGGCGGAAAGTGCCGCGGATATTCGCGAAGCCCTGCGGCGGGATGGCGATTCCGCTCTCGCCTATGCCTTGCGCGCGCTCATCGCAGTTGTACAAAACCGGAAAAAACAAGCGCTAGAAGACGCCCGTCGGGCGGATGGGCTCGCTTCCAGTGTCGCCACCAAGATCGCCTTGTCGTACGCGCTGCAGGCGGATTTCCAACTCGAGGCCGCACGCGACGAACTGTCCGCCGCGGTACGGACCTATCCCGATGCATCCTTGGCCTGGGCCCGCTTGGGCGAGCTGGATCTTATGCTCGGGAATCGCCGGTCCTCGCTGGAGGCCGTTCACAAGGCGGTCGCCTTGTCGCCAAATTCGGCGCGCGCGCATTTGGTTCTGGGGTTCAGCGCCTTGGCGGAATTCCGGCGTAGCGAAGCCAAGGCATCGTTTGCCCGGGCGATCGCGCTCGATTCTGCGGAGCCCTTGGCACATCTGGGCTTGGGTCTAGCCAAAATCAGCGACGGTGAATTGGTCGAGGGACGGAGGGAGATCGAAATCGCCGTCGCCCTCGACTCGAATAGCGCCTTGCTCCGGGCTTATCTGGGCAAGGCCTATTTCACCGAGAAACGGGCACCGCTGGACGCGACCCAGTTGCAGCTGGCGAAATCGCTGGATGAGCTGGATCCCACGGCCTATCTATATGACGGCATCCGCAAACAGACCGAGAACCGGCCGGTGGAAGCTTTGCGCGACCTGCAGGCCTCGATCGACCGCAATGACTATCGGGCCGTCTATCGTGGGCGTTTGCTGCTCGATAAGGATCGCGCGGCGCGCGGAGCCAGTCTGGCGCGGGCTTACCGGGATCTGGGCTTCACCGAGCTGGGTCTGCGAGAAGCCGGCCGTTCACTGGATCTGGAGCCCGACAGCGCGGCCGCGCACCGTTTTTTATCGGATTCCTATCAAGGCGTCCGCCGCCGGGAAATCTCGCGTGTCAGCGAGTTGCTGCAAGCCCAGCTCATGCAGGACGTGAACCTCAATCCGATCCAGCCCAGTCTGGCCGAAACCAATCTGAACATCATCAGTTTTGGCGGGCCCGCCGCGGTCGGCTTTAACGAGTTCACACCGCTTTTCGAGCGCAATAGCGTCAAGCTCGATACCTCGGGATTCGGGGGGAGCAATGGTACTTATGGCGGGGAAGGTTCGGTGACGGCGCTCTATGACCGCTTTTCTTTCGGCGCCGGCGCTTTCCATTACCAATCGGACGGCTGGCGCCCCAACAATGGTTTGAACCAGCAGGTCTACGACATTTTTGCCCAGACAGCGCTTAGTCCGGAATTCAACGTTCAGGTCGAGTTTCGACGTCGGGTATCGAAAGAAGGAGACCTCGCCTTCAATTTCGATCCCGCTGAGTTTCTACGTGATAAAACCAACCACCGGGAGCAGGACACGACCCGCTTGGGCCTGCGTTACACGCCGGAGAAGAACTCCAATTTCCTGTTCTCCTACATACACAGCGACCGGACTCAGCGCGAGCAAGTGGACGCGGTGCCGATCGATCCCACCACCACGCTTTCCTCCAACCAACGAGGGAATGACGTGGGTGATCAGTACGAAGGGCAATATCTTTATCAGCGCGAGCGCCTCAATGTGGTCGCCGGATTCGCGCATAGTCTGGTCGCTCAGCGTGCTGATGGCGCTGTGACATTCTTTGATACCACCTTTCCCGAGCCCATCGTCAACAGCTTCGATTCCGTAGGAGAAATCCGATATACGAGCGGCTATTTGTACGGCCACTTCAGGTTTCCGTCGCCGATCACCTGGACCTTGGGTTTCAACTATGCCGACTACCAGGAAGGACTGGTGTCGGTATCGAATTTCAATCCAAAATTCGGCGTTCGGTGGGACCTCAGCGAGGATTTTCGCTTACGCGCAGCGACGTTCACCACGGTCAAGCCCGCGTTGGTTAATAACCGCACGATCGAGCCCACCCAAGTCGCCGGCTTCAACCAGTTTATCGACGACATCAATGGGACGAAGTCCACCAGTTATGCCGGTGGCTTCGACTGGCGACTCACCCGAGGCTTATTCCTGGGCGGCGAAATCAGCTGGCGTCATCTCGACGATCCCGTACTCAAATTCACTCCGGACGGCGGCCAAGCCGCCGATCTCGAGGATCGCCGAGAAGAGGTTCACAGCCTCTATCTATTCTGGACGCCCGAGGAGCGGTGGGCGGTAAAGGCCCAGTTCGTGTACGACCGCTACCGCAGCGAACCCGGTGTCGTGACGGACAGTGGCCAAATCCCTCAGCTTTCCGAAACCTTGTCCGCGCCCGTTACCTTGAGCTATTTCCACCCGACCGGCTTTTTCGGCCGGCTTGGCGGCAGCTTCGTGCATCAGCGGGTGTTGCGCGCCGCGACCGCGCCCCAGATTTCCGGCAACGACAGTTTCTTCCTGATGGATGCGGACCTTGGCTATCGCCTGCCACGGCGACTGGGTGCCGTGAGCGTCGGGGTCAAGAATCTGCTCGACTCGCGCTTTCGCTATCAGGACGACAGCTATCGGGAATTCAGGGATGAGCCCGCCACCGGGCCTTATTTTCCGGACCGGATCGTTATGGGGCGCATAGTCCTCAATTTCTGA
- a CDS encoding nuclear transport factor 2 family protein: protein MPAYPRAELQEMIDRWLAANRRAETEGDWIKHLGPMYAEDAEYSWNMGPNREFIARSRKEIEDWALGTHMEGFEKWRYPYEKILIDEEQGEVIGIWRQVAPVKRADGSDYEVAGVGGSWFRYGGDYRWQWQRDFFDLGNVKSMFMELAADDKLEPPVKHRLARLARGQQLPGVYPIHAKLGLARQLKGLLAMLRIVLLGK from the coding sequence ATGCCCGCTTATCCCCGAGCCGAACTGCAGGAAATGATCGATCGCTGGCTCGCCGCCAACCGCAGGGCCGAGACGGAAGGCGACTGGATCAAGCACCTCGGTCCCATGTATGCCGAAGATGCCGAATACTCCTGGAACATGGGTCCCAACCGGGAATTCATCGCGCGGAGCAGGAAGGAGATCGAAGACTGGGCTTTGGGAACCCACATGGAAGGTTTCGAGAAATGGCGCTACCCCTACGAGAAGATACTAATCGACGAGGAACAGGGCGAAGTGATCGGCATCTGGCGGCAGGTCGCGCCGGTGAAGCGAGCCGACGGCAGTGATTACGAGGTCGCGGGCGTCGGCGGTTCCTGGTTCCGTTATGGCGGCGACTACCGGTGGCAGTGGCAGCGGGACTTTTTCGACCTGGGCAACGTTAAGTCGATGTTCATGGAATTGGCCGCCGACGACAAACTGGAGCCGCCCGTCAAACACCGGCTCGCCAGGCTCGCACGAGGCCAGCAACTGCCCGGCGTCTACCCGATACATGCCAAGCTCGGCTTGGCTCGTCAACTCAAAGGCCTCCTCGCCATGTTGCGCATCGTTCTGCTGGGGAAGTAA
- a CDS encoding NAD(P)/FAD-dependent oxidoreductase produces MNDRNNVDVLIAGGGVAGVAAAAALSQLGLHVLIVEPLPAQGRRLAGELIHPPGIEGLRELGLLDDELGAVVKGFAIFPGVFRDDPNPMLLPYASSGDTDHCGRAIEHQVLKEHLLDKARRLPGVDSWLGARVTGMEGGADRPFTALVQYEGREQRVSARLILGADGPMSQVRKMVGIGHRTQRYSGMMGVEVEDTHLPHAEYGNIFLNPAGVAYAYGIGGGRARVMLEVLKDADSRESIRSHLSFFPEVFCKDIERVLAAGKPLAAANYCIIPEASVRGNFALIGDARGCCHPLTASGITAAVKDALILRDALRESRLDVRAALQRYSRVCGRLELTRRTLAEELREAFLAQTPEDLLLHQCIFSYWRTSPQGRVRSMALLSTLDSSIFSLAAQYTMVALHAFRLLPRWLRRKALGNWNRGMLKLLLKSLVFQQTAISQWFKEHYAKLGAPG; encoded by the coding sequence ATGAATGACCGGAACAACGTGGACGTCTTGATCGCCGGCGGCGGAGTGGCCGGAGTGGCTGCCGCCGCGGCACTTTCGCAACTGGGGCTGCATGTCCTCATCGTCGAGCCCCTGCCCGCACAGGGCCGGCGCCTGGCGGGCGAACTGATCCACCCTCCGGGCATCGAGGGTCTGCGCGAACTGGGCCTGTTGGACGACGAACTGGGTGCCGTGGTCAAGGGCTTCGCCATCTTCCCGGGCGTGTTCAGGGACGATCCGAACCCTATGCTGCTGCCTTACGCCTCGAGCGGCGACACCGACCATTGCGGCCGGGCTATCGAGCACCAGGTTCTGAAGGAGCATCTGCTGGACAAGGCCCGCCGCCTGCCGGGTGTCGACTCGTGGCTCGGTGCGCGGGTCACCGGGATGGAAGGCGGGGCCGACCGGCCATTTACCGCGCTGGTGCAATACGAAGGCCGCGAACAGCGCGTGAGCGCGCGCTTGATCCTGGGGGCCGACGGCCCTATGTCGCAGGTGAGGAAGATGGTCGGCATCGGTCACCGGACCCAACGCTATTCGGGGATGATGGGGGTGGAGGTCGAGGACACCCATCTGCCCCATGCGGAGTACGGCAACATTTTTCTAAATCCGGCCGGCGTCGCCTACGCCTACGGCATCGGCGGCGGACGGGCGAGAGTCATGCTCGAGGTACTCAAAGATGCCGATTCCAGGGAATCCATCCGGTCCCACCTGAGCTTCTTCCCGGAGGTCTTTTGCAAGGACATAGAGCGGGTCCTGGCCGCGGGCAAACCCCTGGCGGCAGCCAATTACTGCATCATTCCGGAAGCCAGCGTCAGAGGCAATTTCGCATTGATAGGCGACGCACGCGGCTGCTGCCATCCGCTCACCGCCTCCGGCATCACCGCCGCCGTGAAGGATGCGTTGATCCTGAGGGACGCGCTGCGCGAGAGCCGACTCGACGTGCGTGCCGCGCTGCAGCGTTATTCCCGCGTTTGCGGACGATTGGAACTGACCCGAAGGACCCTGGCGGAAGAACTGCGCGAGGCCTTCCTGGCGCAGACCCCCGAGGATCTGCTGCTGCACCAGTGCATTTTTTCTTACTGGCGCACCAGCCCCCAGGGACGTGTGCGTTCTATGGCCCTGCTGTCCACCCTCGACAGCAGCATCTTCTCGCTAGCGGCGCAATACACCATGGTGGCGCTGCATGCTTTTCGCCTGTTGCCTCGCTGGCTTCGCCGTAAGGCCCTGGGCAACTGGAACCGAGGAATGCTCAAGCTATTGCTCAAGAGCCTCGTCTTCCAACAAACGGCCATCAGCCAATGGTTCAAGGAGCATTACGCGAAGCTCGGAGCACCTGGATGA